A genomic region of Halobacteriovorax sp. DA5 contains the following coding sequences:
- a CDS encoding NADP-dependent malic enzyme codes for MTDNKKVTDKSNADAQKIEKALNYHSMGRPGKIEVVATKPCLTASDLTKAYSPGVAHPCLEIAKNPDDVYKYTAKGNLVAVVSNGTAVLGLGNIGAAAGKPVMEGKGILFKRFADIDVFDIEVEESTVEGMVNVVKALEPTFGGVNLEDIKAPECFEIEKQLIEKMDIPVFHDDQHGTAIIAAAGFINALELSKKKIDKVKVVFSGAGAASMACAKLFFHLGVKPENLLMTDSRGVIYKGRESGMNEYKEEFANETDARTLGDAMVDADVFIGCSAKGVLTKEMVKTMAKSPIIFAMANPDPEILPSEVEEVRDDAIMATGRSDFPNQVNNVLGFPSIFRGALDVRARKINEEMKLAAVYALAELAKEDVPDEVKLAYQGEDFKYGKNYIIPKPFDTRVLTRVAPAVAKAAMDTGVARREIADLHEYSEHLASRLSASGAFMKTVRDRLAAHIKRTGEKVRMVFAEGINTRILNVVKTLLDGNAIEPILLGHPDDIKAKIKSLGLEEFLDGKVEIIRPRKADNFKEFYKEYCEAKQREGVSLNAAEDLMIQENFYGSMMVKKGLADTFIAGPSLNYSDCLSPILKVIGSKPGTKAAGVFILVFKDRVLFLADTTVQPDPTAEDLVEIANSTAELYKSLMKRDPRIAFLSYSNFGDSKLPDAKKMKLATKMAKEKYPELKIEGEMQADVAVNHGIMKNLFNFSELDKSADILIFPELNSANISYKLLAQLTEASAIGPILVPMNKTVNIIQRTASIKEIVDSCRLTALRALEEKVNRNDI; via the coding sequence ATGACTGACAATAAAAAAGTCACGGATAAGTCAAACGCTGACGCTCAAAAAATTGAAAAAGCACTTAATTACCACTCAATGGGTCGCCCTGGAAAAATCGAAGTTGTTGCAACAAAACCATGTTTAACAGCATCTGATTTAACAAAAGCATACTCTCCAGGTGTTGCTCATCCATGTCTTGAAATTGCTAAGAACCCTGATGATGTTTACAAGTACACAGCAAAAGGAAACCTAGTTGCTGTTGTATCAAACGGAACAGCAGTTCTTGGTCTAGGAAATATCGGTGCCGCTGCTGGTAAGCCAGTAATGGAAGGTAAAGGTATTCTTTTCAAGCGTTTCGCTGATATCGATGTTTTCGATATTGAAGTTGAAGAATCAACTGTTGAAGGAATGGTAAATGTTGTTAAGGCACTTGAGCCTACTTTTGGTGGTGTTAACCTTGAAGATATCAAAGCACCAGAGTGTTTTGAAATTGAAAAACAACTAATCGAAAAAATGGATATTCCAGTATTTCACGATGATCAACATGGTACTGCAATTATCGCAGCAGCTGGTTTTATCAACGCGCTAGAATTATCTAAGAAAAAAATTGATAAAGTAAAAGTAGTATTCTCTGGAGCTGGTGCTGCATCAATGGCATGTGCTAAGCTTTTCTTTCACCTTGGTGTTAAGCCAGAAAACCTACTTATGACAGACTCTCGCGGTGTAATTTATAAAGGCCGTGAAAGTGGAATGAACGAATACAAAGAAGAATTTGCAAATGAAACTGATGCAAGAACTCTAGGGGATGCAATGGTTGATGCCGATGTCTTCATTGGTTGTTCAGCAAAAGGTGTTTTAACGAAAGAAATGGTTAAAACAATGGCAAAAAGTCCAATCATCTTTGCAATGGCAAACCCTGATCCAGAAATTCTTCCAAGTGAAGTTGAAGAAGTTCGCGATGATGCAATTATGGCTACAGGACGTTCTGACTTCCCTAACCAAGTTAATAACGTTCTTGGTTTCCCTTCAATCTTTAGAGGAGCACTAGATGTACGTGCTCGTAAGATTAATGAAGAAATGAAACTTGCAGCAGTTTACGCTCTTGCAGAACTTGCAAAAGAAGATGTTCCTGATGAAGTTAAACTTGCTTACCAAGGTGAAGATTTCAAATACGGAAAAAATTATATTATCCCTAAGCCTTTTGATACTCGTGTACTTACGAGAGTTGCTCCAGCTGTTGCTAAAGCTGCAATGGATACAGGTGTTGCAAGAAGAGAGATTGCTGATCTTCACGAGTACTCTGAACACCTAGCTAGCCGTCTTTCGGCAAGTGGTGCTTTCATGAAAACTGTTCGTGATCGTCTAGCTGCTCATATTAAGCGCACTGGTGAAAAAGTTAGAATGGTATTTGCTGAAGGTATTAATACTCGTATCCTTAACGTAGTTAAAACACTTCTTGATGGAAATGCTATTGAGCCAATTCTTCTTGGTCACCCAGATGATATCAAAGCAAAAATTAAGTCTCTTGGTCTTGAAGAGTTCTTAGATGGAAAAGTTGAAATCATCCGTCCAAGAAAAGCTGATAACTTTAAAGAATTCTACAAAGAATACTGTGAAGCTAAGCAAAGAGAAGGTGTTTCACTTAATGCTGCTGAAGACTTAATGATTCAAGAAAACTTCTACGGTTCAATGATGGTTAAAAAAGGTCTTGCCGATACATTTATCGCTGGTCCATCTCTAAACTATAGCGACTGTCTTTCTCCAATTCTAAAAGTTATTGGATCAAAGCCAGGAACAAAAGCGGCAGGTGTTTTCATCCTAGTATTTAAAGACCGTGTTCTTTTCCTAGCAGATACAACAGTTCAACCGGACCCAACTGCAGAAGATTTAGTAGAGATTGCAAACTCAACTGCTGAGCTTTACAAGTCACTAATGAAGAGAGATCCAAGAATTGCTTTCTTAAGCTACTCTAACTTTGGAGACTCAAAGCTTCCGGATGCTAAGAAGATGAAACTTGCTACAAAAATGGCAAAAGAAAAATATCCAGAACTAAAGATCGAAGGTGAAATGCAAGCAGACGTTGCAGTTAACCACGGTATTATGAAAAATCTTTTCAACTTCAGTGAACTTGATAAGTCTGCAGATATTTTAATCTTCCCTGAACTAAACTCTGCAAACATTTCGTACAAGCTTCTTGCTCAATTAACAGAAGCATCTGCTATTGGACCAATCCTTGTACCAATGAATAAGACAGTTAATATCATTCAAAGAACTGCTTCTATTAAAGAGATCGTAGATTCTTGTCGTCTAACGGCATTAAGAGCTCTAGAAGAAAAAGTTAACAGAAACGATATTTAA
- a CDS encoding Rid family detoxifying hydrolase produces MTFQKNIISTDKAPSAVGTYSQGVEYNGTYFFSGQIGIDPATSELKEGFVPQLNQIMKNIDGLLESQNLTREHIIKTSIFVTDLANFGEVNAAYEAYFTAPYPARSCVQVPALPKGAVVEIEVIAAKG; encoded by the coding sequence ATGACATTTCAAAAGAATATTATTTCAACTGATAAAGCGCCAAGTGCAGTAGGAACTTACTCACAAGGTGTTGAATATAACGGGACATACTTCTTTTCTGGTCAAATCGGAATTGATCCAGCGACTAGTGAACTAAAAGAAGGATTTGTTCCTCAACTAAATCAGATCATGAAGAATATTGATGGGCTACTTGAGTCACAAAACTTAACTCGTGAGCACATTATTAAAACTTCAATTTTCGTTACTGACCTTGCTAACTTTGGTGAGGTCAATGCTGCATATGAAGCTTATTTTACAGCTCCATATCCAGCAAGAAGCTGCGTTCAAGTTCCAGCACTTCCAAAGGGAGCTGTTGTTGAAATTGAAGTTATTGCAGCTAAAGGATAA
- a CDS encoding M17 family metallopeptidase, giving the protein MNIVPSIMATKKSGPKSLRSTVTRVYLLTASALEESNITHSEHIPEWIIGRIGEEKEVSILGSEGPIIFKVIEEAKDGEQHYNLITDSNYSIAREALGSLVGQITKERSKKVEINFYGLDKDMITGAIVGLELALYRFKEELNLGAISFFDDAKKVAKSTVDTALSMAQSINTARHLVNLPANMLNPVTYADAVKKHFAKSKTMKVTIYDEKKLEKEKCGLILSVGQASATPPRIVHMQYRPAGAKGKPTAIVGKGITFDCGGLNLKGGAGMGKMKKDMGGSATVMGFATWLENSGVKKKVDLYLALAENSINENATRPGDIYTSRNGLKVEIGNTDAEGRLALADAMDIAITQKEKPEVLIDFATLTGAAKVSMGDHVTSMFANDDELADKLLKASQNNGDLSWRMPLYRPYYKGFKSHFADMNNMSTVQGGSIGAALFLEKFIGDTKWAHFDIFGWTSGFRPSLVQEGGSGQGVETLIGYFK; this is encoded by the coding sequence ATGAATATCGTTCCATCAATCATGGCAACTAAGAAAAGTGGCCCAAAATCACTTCGTTCAACTGTAACGAGAGTTTACTTACTAACTGCAAGTGCACTAGAAGAAAGTAATATTACGCATTCTGAGCATATCCCGGAATGGATTATCGGAAGAATTGGCGAAGAAAAAGAAGTTAGTATCCTTGGTAGTGAAGGACCTATTATCTTCAAAGTTATCGAAGAAGCTAAAGATGGTGAGCAACACTATAACCTTATTACAGATAGTAACTACTCTATTGCAAGAGAAGCACTAGGCTCTCTTGTTGGTCAGATTACTAAAGAGCGCTCTAAGAAAGTTGAAATCAATTTCTACGGACTTGATAAAGATATGATTACTGGTGCAATCGTTGGACTTGAACTTGCGCTTTACCGTTTTAAAGAAGAACTAAACCTTGGTGCTATTTCATTCTTTGATGACGCAAAGAAAGTAGCGAAGTCTACAGTAGATACGGCCCTTTCAATGGCGCAATCGATTAATACAGCAAGGCACTTAGTTAATCTTCCTGCAAATATGTTAAACCCAGTAACTTACGCAGACGCGGTTAAGAAGCACTTTGCAAAATCAAAAACGATGAAAGTTACGATTTATGATGAGAAGAAATTAGAGAAAGAAAAATGCGGACTAATCTTAAGCGTTGGACAAGCTTCTGCGACTCCACCAAGAATTGTTCATATGCAATACCGTCCAGCGGGAGCAAAAGGCAAGCCTACAGCAATCGTTGGAAAAGGAATCACATTTGACTGCGGTGGCCTAAATCTAAAAGGTGGCGCAGGTATGGGTAAAATGAAAAAAGACATGGGTGGTTCTGCAACGGTTATGGGATTTGCTACGTGGCTAGAGAACTCAGGTGTGAAGAAAAAAGTAGACCTTTATCTTGCACTTGCAGAGAACTCGATTAATGAAAATGCTACTCGTCCAGGAGATATCTATACTTCTCGAAATGGCCTAAAGGTCGAAATTGGCAATACTGATGCGGAAGGAAGACTTGCTCTTGCCGATGCAATGGATATTGCGATTACTCAAAAAGAAAAGCCAGAAGTATTAATTGATTTTGCAACTTTAACTGGGGCCGCAAAAGTATCAATGGGTGATCATGTAACGAGTATGTTTGCAAACGATGATGAACTAGCTGATAAACTACTAAAGGCTTCTCAAAACAATGGAGACCTTTCTTGGCGTATGCCTCTTTATAGACCTTACTATAAAGGTTTTAAGTCGCACTTTGCAGACATGAACAATATGTCGACTGTTCAAGGTGGATCTATTGGAGCAGCTCTCTTCCTAGAAAAATTTATTGGTGACACTAAGTGGGCACACTTTGATATCTTTGGATGGACGAGTGGATTTAGACCTTCACTTGTTCAAGAAGGTGGATCTGGCCAAGGAGTCGAGACTCTAATTGGATACTTTAAATAA
- a CDS encoding YdcF family protein, with product MFDKKYVFETKQTRSWRKALELFSKFIIFILGYSLLSYILILYSQNENLKTKETFYKKRPDIIVVFTGDRGRIQEAIRLAKEYNQENILISGVHTKNSVSTLIQSHQITDEINHDFLDIDYNAKNTYENVLETLQALRKKSNIDTVLIVSHDYHILRIKSIIEYRRRDSDQYKFYFWGVKSPLDSLRSLKIIYKEVFKYFRTLTYLALASED from the coding sequence ATGTTTGATAAGAAGTATGTATTTGAGACAAAACAAACTAGATCTTGGAGAAAGGCCCTCGAGCTTTTCTCCAAGTTTATTATTTTTATCTTAGGTTACTCACTTCTCTCTTACATCCTCATCCTCTACTCTCAAAACGAAAACCTTAAAACAAAAGAAACTTTCTATAAGAAAAGACCAGATATCATCGTTGTCTTTACTGGGGATAGAGGTCGTATTCAAGAAGCGATTCGCTTAGCAAAAGAATACAATCAAGAAAATATTCTAATTTCAGGAGTGCACACAAAAAATAGTGTTAGTACTTTAATTCAAAGTCATCAAATTACAGATGAGATTAATCACGATTTTCTTGATATCGATTACAATGCAAAGAATACTTATGAGAATGTTTTAGAAACTCTACAAGCTCTTCGTAAGAAGAGTAATATTGATACTGTTCTGATTGTTTCACATGATTACCATATTCTAAGAATCAAATCGATTATCGAATATCGTCGTCGCGATAGTGATCAATACAAGTTCTATTTCTGGGGAGTCAAGTCACCACTTGATTCACTTAGAAGTCTCAAAATTATCTACAAAGAAGTATTTAAATACTTCAGAACACTTACTTACTTGGCCCTGGCCAGTGAGGATTAA
- a CDS encoding serine protease — translation MSVRSSMFLLVVVSTFLTVSCGQGVPASSNADVSTGSIIVGDVNWQEVIAFDESSEVRKNSKAVADIQFSNTGRCTGFLISDNILMTNHHCITSAADVVGMKVFMKHEKGVSKSNQGEIKCSEFIGNDEELDFALVKCEGTPGQTYGKVELDTTEPVEGDSVYVIHQNCDYYTDYDCDWTKKVSEGKVVGLRGDVLYDADTLGGSSGSPVFSADSDKVYAIHHAGYGGWGGRGVYNGAVSMSRIVPFILENFPSVLAQDQDDSDSSDTPSSDNNTAETATELGSSFSQNVEIDSEEDVDFYKAEMKAGEVLDFKIFFSHSEGDLDFEVLKKMGSSYKVVSRKESSSDNEAVRLKVNSSNTYYIKVYGYKGAKAQYKVEFKK, via the coding sequence ATGTCAGTAAGAAGTTCCATGTTTTTATTAGTAGTTGTTTCCACATTCTTAACAGTTTCATGTGGCCAAGGTGTTCCTGCTTCATCAAACGCAGATGTTTCGACAGGTTCAATCATCGTTGGTGATGTTAACTGGCAAGAAGTAATTGCTTTTGATGAATCATCAGAAGTTAGAAAGAATTCAAAAGCGGTAGCTGACATTCAATTTTCAAATACTGGCCGTTGTACTGGTTTCTTAATCTCAGACAATATTTTAATGACAAACCATCACTGCATCACTAGTGCTGCTGATGTTGTAGGAATGAAAGTTTTTATGAAACACGAAAAAGGTGTTTCAAAGTCTAACCAAGGTGAAATCAAATGTAGTGAATTTATCGGTAATGATGAGGAACTAGATTTTGCACTTGTTAAGTGTGAGGGAACTCCTGGACAGACATATGGTAAGGTTGAATTAGATACAACTGAGCCAGTAGAAGGTGATAGTGTTTATGTTATCCACCAAAATTGTGATTACTACACAGACTATGATTGTGACTGGACGAAGAAGGTTTCTGAAGGGAAAGTTGTTGGCCTAAGAGGAGATGTTCTATATGATGCGGATACATTGGGAGGATCTTCAGGTTCACCAGTATTTAGCGCAGACTCTGACAAGGTATATGCAATCCACCACGCTGGTTACGGCGGATGGGGAGGACGCGGAGTTTACAATGGTGCAGTATCAATGAGTCGAATTGTTCCTTTCATCTTAGAAAACTTCCCAAGTGTTTTAGCACAAGATCAAGATGATAGTGATTCTTCAGATACACCAAGCTCTGATAATAATACTGCTGAAACGGCAACAGAGTTAGGATCAAGTTTCTCTCAAAATGTTGAAATCGATAGCGAAGAAGATGTTGATTTTTACAAAGCAGAAATGAAGGCCGGTGAAGTATTAGACTTTAAAATCTTTTTCTCTCATAGTGAAGGTGATCTAGACTTTGAAGTTTTAAAGAAAATGGGATCAAGTTATAAAGTTGTATCTCGTAAAGAATCTTCAAGTGACAATGAAGCAGTAAGGCTAAAAGTTAACTCTTCAAATACTTACTATATCAAAGTTTACGGTTATAAAGGGGCCAAGGCTCAATACAAAGTAGAATTTAAAAAATAA
- a CDS encoding LysR substrate-binding domain-containing protein has translation MTITQLEYVLAVDKHRHFRKASEECHVSQPTLSMQIQKLEDSLGFVIFDRSKNPIVPTIEGETFIAQARVVNKEFKKLKDIASDPIVGIEGEFKLGVIPTLAPYLVPLFLSRFVKEFPKVDLIIEERTTEEIIEKLDRDELDAGLLVTPLHNNQLIERVLFYEPLYGFIAKDHELFHKSQLEFSDLDKDGLWLLQEGHCLRGQVLNLCQKVKGFQHFESGSLETIKNLVAKDSGYTIIPHLDMLDLTGTRKKMIRSFTPPVPTREVSIVYGRIFYKEKVIDALEGLILKVIPKELKSYKNADVSIIPID, from the coding sequence ATGACAATAACTCAACTGGAATATGTATTAGCAGTCGATAAACACCGTCACTTCAGAAAAGCATCTGAAGAGTGTCATGTTTCTCAACCAACATTGAGTATGCAAATTCAAAAGTTAGAAGATAGCTTAGGATTTGTTATTTTTGATCGCTCTAAGAATCCTATTGTTCCAACGATTGAAGGTGAAACTTTTATTGCACAAGCAAGAGTTGTTAATAAAGAATTTAAAAAATTAAAAGATATTGCAAGTGATCCAATCGTAGGTATAGAAGGTGAATTCAAGCTTGGAGTTATTCCAACTCTCGCACCGTACCTCGTACCACTTTTTTTAAGTCGCTTTGTTAAAGAATTTCCAAAAGTCGACCTTATCATTGAAGAGAGAACAACTGAAGAGATCATCGAAAAACTTGATCGCGATGAATTGGATGCAGGACTTCTTGTCACTCCACTTCACAATAATCAGCTAATTGAAAGAGTGTTATTCTATGAACCACTCTATGGATTTATAGCAAAAGATCACGAGTTATTTCACAAGAGCCAGCTCGAATTCTCAGATCTCGACAAAGATGGCCTATGGCTTTTACAAGAAGGGCACTGTCTTCGTGGCCAGGTCCTAAATCTTTGTCAGAAAGTAAAAGGCTTTCAACACTTTGAAAGTGGTTCTCTTGAAACAATTAAGAACCTTGTGGCCAAAGATAGCGGTTATACAATCATTCCACACCTGGATATGTTAGATCTAACAGGGACTCGTAAGAAAATGATCCGCTCATTCACTCCACCTGTTCCAACTCGCGAAGTTTCAATAGTTTATGGTCGTATTTTCTACAAAGAGAAGGTTATTGATGCACTTGAAGGACTAATCCTAAAAGTTATTCCTAAAGAGCTAAAAAGCTATAAGAATGCAGATGTTTCAATAATTCCTATTGATTAG
- a CDS encoding YheT family hydrolase has product MPVIESRYTCHQSLQNGHLQTIIPFFIRRTPRHKFEKRTLTTPDGDFLRYYRSTTNSPLENKHLIIISHGLEGNGRDRYIVDMMKKFNSQGYDVISWDMRSCGGALNRTKKFYNAQDYHDLKFLVDNVSDEYEHVSLMGISLGGAITANYLGRHPEVVNHKIYRGFILSSPMDLNGCSVKLKTEISRHIYRHVFVYSMRKKVIEKAKVMELPVDLDKVKSIKHIDDFDEYVTAPIYGYRDGNHYREEASPISHLEKIRVPFYILNAYDDPFLSEESYPYELAQRKSNLYLEVPKNGGHVGFIKSPSEKYYWYEHRILDFLKMKL; this is encoded by the coding sequence ATGCCTGTCATCGAATCAAGATACACTTGTCATCAGTCTCTACAAAATGGTCACTTACAAACGATCATTCCATTCTTTATAAGAAGAACCCCTAGACATAAATTTGAGAAGCGAACACTGACAACTCCAGATGGAGACTTTCTACGCTACTATAGATCAACAACAAATTCTCCACTTGAAAACAAACATCTCATCATCATCTCCCACGGTTTAGAAGGAAATGGTCGAGACCGCTATATTGTGGACATGATGAAAAAATTCAATTCTCAAGGTTATGATGTCATTTCCTGGGATATGCGCTCGTGCGGTGGAGCACTAAATCGAACTAAAAAGTTTTACAATGCTCAAGACTATCACGACTTAAAATTTCTCGTCGATAATGTTTCTGACGAATATGAGCATGTCTCTTTAATGGGAATTAGTCTAGGTGGTGCAATTACTGCAAATTATCTAGGAAGACACCCCGAGGTTGTTAATCATAAGATTTATCGCGGCTTTATTCTTTCTTCACCAATGGACTTAAATGGTTGCTCAGTGAAATTAAAAACTGAAATTTCACGTCATATCTATCGTCATGTTTTTGTTTATTCCATGAGAAAGAAAGTGATCGAGAAGGCCAAGGTTATGGAACTTCCTGTTGATCTAGATAAGGTGAAAAGTATTAAACATATTGATGATTTTGATGAGTATGTTACGGCGCCTATCTATGGCTATCGTGACGGTAATCACTATAGAGAAGAAGCTTCACCAATTAGTCACTTGGAAAAAATTCGTGTCCCATTTTATATTCTTAACGCCTATGATGACCCATTCTTATCGGAAGAAAGTTATCCATATGAATTGGCCCAAAGAAAAAGTAATTTATACCTCGAAGTACCAAAAAATGGTGGTCACGTAGGGTTTATAAAATCTCCCTCTGAAAAATATTATTGGTATGAACATCGTATTTTAGATTTTTTGAAAATGAAGCTATAA
- a CDS encoding sodium:solute symporter: protein MKSSIDLFQSLSSLDLFIFFAILGLTLASVIYGQYRMKKSTEKETFLDLLIMGRRLTLPLFVATLVATWYGGIFGVTEIAFNQGIYNFITQGVFWYVAYIIFAFFLIKKIEPYRAVTLPDLVGKMFGPRSAKLTAIFNFFNVLPIAYGISLGIFLQLIFGGTLLLNTSLGVGFVVLYSMWGGLRSVVFSDLIQFFVMCLAVAFVLGFSFFEFGGLPYLKANLPESYWSLTGKNSLATTFVWGFIALSTLVDPNFYQRCFSATSGEVSKKGILISTVIWFCFDICTTFGAMYAKAAIPDAQSSHAYLTYAIQILPDGLKGFMLAGILATILSTLDSYLFIAGTNLAYDLAPKKYKGRVWVHHFGVIFVAVLTVIMSEYFQGNIKSVWKTLGSFSASCLLLPVIYGYLFPKQISDNQFVTACLIGVVTTGTWRHIPKPGFYSNIDELYIGIIATSLTLLIYHLIRDKKLVG, encoded by the coding sequence ATGAAGAGCAGTATTGATTTATTTCAAAGTCTATCATCTTTAGACTTATTTATATTTTTTGCCATTTTAGGTTTAACATTAGCGAGTGTGATTTACGGCCAATATCGCATGAAAAAATCCACCGAAAAAGAGACCTTCCTTGATTTACTAATTATGGGAAGAAGACTTACTTTGCCACTTTTTGTCGCAACACTTGTTGCAACTTGGTATGGTGGAATTTTTGGTGTTACTGAAATCGCCTTTAATCAAGGTATCTACAATTTCATCACTCAGGGTGTTTTCTGGTATGTAGCCTATATTATTTTTGCATTTTTTCTAATCAAGAAAATTGAGCCTTACCGTGCTGTTACTTTACCAGATTTAGTTGGAAAGATGTTTGGGCCACGCTCTGCAAAGCTCACAGCAATCTTTAATTTCTTTAATGTACTCCCAATTGCTTATGGAATAAGTTTAGGGATTTTTCTTCAACTAATCTTTGGTGGAACTCTATTACTAAACACTTCCCTAGGGGTTGGTTTTGTTGTTCTCTACTCGATGTGGGGAGGATTGAGATCAGTTGTCTTCTCTGACTTAATTCAGTTCTTTGTCATGTGCCTTGCAGTAGCTTTTGTACTTGGTTTTTCATTTTTTGAATTTGGGGGACTCCCTTACCTAAAAGCAAATCTTCCTGAATCTTATTGGTCACTAACTGGAAAGAACTCACTTGCGACAACTTTTGTCTGGGGTTTTATTGCTCTATCAACTTTAGTTGATCCAAACTTTTATCAGCGATGTTTTTCGGCCACGAGTGGTGAAGTTTCAAAAAAAGGAATCTTGATCTCTACTGTCATTTGGTTCTGTTTTGATATTTGTACGACGTTTGGAGCGATGTATGCAAAAGCCGCCATTCCGGATGCACAGAGCTCACATGCTTACCTAACTTATGCAATTCAAATTCTTCCAGATGGATTAAAAGGATTTATGCTAGCAGGAATTCTTGCAACAATATTATCAACACTTGATTCATATCTATTCATTGCTGGAACAAACCTAGCTTATGACCTCGCTCCAAAGAAGTACAAGGGGCGTGTTTGGGTTCACCACTTTGGTGTTATTTTTGTTGCCGTTTTAACAGTGATTATGTCTGAATACTTTCAAGGTAACATAAAATCTGTTTGGAAGACCTTGGGATCCTTTTCCGCATCATGTCTACTGCTGCCGGTCATATATGGCTACCTATTTCCTAAGCAAATTAGTGATAACCAGTTTGTAACGGCTTGCTTGATAGGTGTCGTAACAACGGGCACGTGGCGTCATATACCAAAGCCAGGCTTTTATTCTAATATTGATGAGCTTTATATTGGTATTATTGCAACTAGTCTAACTCTGCTCATTTATCACCTAATTAGGGATAAAAAGCTAGTCGGATAA